The Geotrypetes seraphini chromosome 6, aGeoSer1.1, whole genome shotgun sequence genome includes a window with the following:
- the LOC117362479 gene encoding solute carrier family 46 member 3-like — MKKLLLVEPVVAIYSFASFLTYPLIQQYIYRSLWEEVNNSSFINNLNISRCEINESNTVYIKQKEVQERASYFLVLLDLSGLIPSLVVALILVAYGDHHGRKAAMLLPSIGALLSSSFCFAVSYFSLTLYVFFASSLISGFLGSFATFLGGCFSYISDLCHNEKQKTVRIALIDMILGLGGGLAGLSSGYFLRDLGFSWSFMIAFLLHFVNTAYIIFCLEDTIKVSESRQNALIKETFKKVFLGVFLLFQSSSRRKRTLIILMLFAFNMYLFSHLAGYALFTLYELDAPLCWDEVLIGWGSALSTLGFLSSFLGVYLFTCCLGDAYIVLIGIISWISGAIVTAFARTTQIMLLVRLLLLFSDMPFPILRSMMSKVVLDSEQGALFACIACLESLIGTIAVISFNSIYAATVTWYPGFCFLLAAGLSVIPFIIVCLLMCIGYRDRDYIPIASEEESTEDDISVS, encoded by the exons ATGAAGAAATTGTTACTAGTGGAGCCAGTAGTTGCCATTTACTCTTTTGCAAGCTTCTTGACCTATCCGTTGATTCAACAATACATATATCGCAGTTTGTGGGAAGAAGTCAACAACTCTAGTTTTATAAATAACCTCAACATCTCTCGCTGTGAAATCAATGAAAGCAATACAGTATATATCAAGCAAAAG GAAGTCCAGGAAAGAGCTTCATACTTCTTAGTATTATTGGATCTGAGCGGGTTAATCCCCAGTCTCGTGGTGGCTTTGATCCTTGTAGCCTACGGGGATCACCATGGACGTAAAGCAGCCATGCTTCTCCCTTCTATTGGGGCTCTCTTGTCATCCTCCTTTTGCTTTGCCGTGTCATATTTCTCCCTGACTCTCTACGTTTTCTTTGCATCGTCGCTAATCAGTGGTTTTCTTGGCAGTTTTGCTACCTTTCTTGGTGGATGCTTTTCCTATATCAGCGATTTGTGCcataatgaaaaacaaaaaactgtgcgCATAGCTCTGATTGACATGATACTTGGATTAGGAGGTGGattggcaggactctcttctggtTATTTCCTAAGAGATTTAGGCTTTAGCTGGTCTTTCATGATTGCTTTTCTGCTTCACTTTGTTAATACCGCCTATATCATCTTTTGTCTAGAAGACACAATAAAAGTATCAGAATCTCGGCAAAATGCTTTGATTAAAGAAACCTTTAAAAAAGTGTTCTTGGGAGTATTCCTGCTTTTCCAATCTTCTTCTCGCAGAAAACGAACTCTGATCATTCTGATGCTTTTTGCTTTCAATATGTATCTGTTTTCACACTTGGCTGGATATGCTCTTTTCACTCTCTATGAGCTGGATGCGCCCCTCTGCTGGGATGAAGTTCTCATTGGCTGGGGATCTGCTTTGTCTACTCTTGGCTTTCTGAGCAGTTTTCTAGGAGTGTATCTATTTACTTGCTGCCTCGGGGATGCTTATATTGTCCTCATTGGGATTATTTCTTGGATCAGTGGAGCAATCGTAACTGCATTTGCCAGAACTACACAGATCATGTTATTGG TGCGGCTACTGCTTCTTTTTTCTGATATGCCTTTTCCAATTTTGCGGTCCATGATGTCTAAAGTTGTTCTTGATAGTGAGCAAG GGGCACTCTTTGCTTGCATTGCCTGCTTGGAGAGTTTAATTGGAACAATTGCAGTGATCTCTTTCAATAGCATTTATGCTGCCACTGTGACATGGTATCCAGGCTTCTGCTTTCTACTAGCTGCTGGCCTCTCTGTCATTCCATTCATCATTGTTTG ctTGCTAATGTGCATTGGTTATAGAGACAGGGACTACATTCCTATTGCCTCTGAAGAGGAATCAACTGAAGATGACATTTCTGTCAGCTGA